Within Kineothrix sp. MB12-C1, the genomic segment ATTGCCTCCGGAGAAAAAATAGTAAAGTTGAATATAGGAAATCCGGCACCATTTGGTTTCCGGGCGCCGGATGCCGTAATAAAAAGTATGTCAGAGAATCTTACGAGCACGGAAGGCTATTCGGACTCTAAGGGACTCCTCAGTGCAAGAAACGCAATTGTTGAATATTGTAAGATCAAACAGATGCCCGATGTTTCTGTGGAAGATGTGTATACAGGAAATGGGGTCAGCGAATTGATTACCCTATGCATGCAGGGTCTTCTAAGCGACGGCGATGAAGTACTCGTTCCCATGCCTGATTATCCTCTGTGGACCGCTTCCATCACTCTTTCGGGAGGCCGCGCTGTCCATTATCGATGCGACGAAGAAAATGAATGGTATCCGGACATTGAAGATATGAGCAGAAAGATTACGGACAGAACGAAAGCAATTGTCGTTATTAATCCGAACAATCCAACCGGCGCACTTTATCCGAAAGAAATACTACTACAAATCGTAGAATTGGCAAGACTGCATGAACTGATTTTATTCGCGGATGAAATCTATGATCGTCTTGTCATGGATGGGCATGAGCACATTGCTCTGGCTTCCCTCGCTCCGGATCTTTTTACCATATCCTTCAACGGCTTATCAAAGTCTCATCTCCTAGCCGGTTATCGATGCGGATGGATGTGTCTTTGCGGTGATAAATCCCGGGCACAAGGATATATAGAAGGAATCAATCTTCTCTCTTCCATGAGATTATGTTCCAATGTACCCGCACAATCCTTAATTCCAACTGCTCTGGAACATCTTGACGATGCAAAAGATATGCTTTTACCGGGAGGAAGGGTCTATGAGCAAAGAGAATATATGTATAATGCCATTAAGGATATTCCGGGGCTTAGCGTCGTCAAACCTAAGGCTGCTTTTTATATGTTCCCACGCCTGGATATTGAAAAATTCGGTATTGTGAACGATGAACAATTCGTCCTGGATTTCCTTAAAGAGAAAAAAATACTGTTCACACACGGCGGAGGCTTCCACTGGGCAACGCCCGATCATTTCCGTATCGTATACCTGCCTTATGTAGATGAGCTCGGTATGGCTGCAGAAGCATTGAGGGATTTTCTCCAAAGTTATAAGCAACATTGTTAATAGAAGCTATTCCGTAACTATTCAGCAGGTCTGCGCATTTACTGCGCTGACCGTAAGATAATGTCGAATAACAAGTAAAAATCCCATCACCGAAGGTGATTTTAATGGATTTTTACAAAGCAATCTTTGCTTTTGTGACTGTGAGGGTACTGAACAGTTACGCTATTCCATAAAGGTGAGCACTTTATATGCCCATTGAACGGACTCCAAATATCCTTCATATAGCAAACCGGTATTGAGCCGGATCGCTTCGGCGTATTGATGAACTTGCGCCCAATCTCCTTGTTCATATGATAACATCAGGGAGCAGAAAGGTTTTAAACTACCCTTTCCATAAACAAGCGCATCAAATACATCCCCGGAAATCAACATCCCTTCCAAAGCCTTTTCCATCGGCTGATCTAAAAGGGCATCCAAAGTGCTGAACAGACACATCATAGAAATCTCTTTTTTACGATTCTTATATATGCTGTTGTCTGCCACAAATTCACCAAATCTCGAGCGGACCAGCGATAACGTCATAAGCTCTAACGGCTTATTATGAGCAATATCTTGGAGCATTAATATATTTATCCATCTCTCCAAATCGGTAAGTCCCATGCGCACCAATGCATATCGAATGGAATGGAAGGCCGATTCCCCTTTCTTATGGCTGATAACTTTCATAAAACGATAGGCAAGATTTACGTCCGTTTCAATAATTTCCGTCATAATATCATAGGAAGGCTCTTCTTTCTTCAATTCCTTAAGGAGCATGAAATATTGCTCCTTCGAGCTCCTCCTCACGCTGAATCCTGTCACGATTGCGGGTTTACTGAAAAAATATCCTTGAAACAGATGAAACCCCATATCGGATGCTTGACGGAATTCACTTTCCGTCTCAATTTTTTCTGCCAAAAGAGTCTTTTTCTCGGAAAGTGCCCGTCTTACATCGCTGACAAGTGTATCCAGGGGTGTAATCCTAATATCATATTTTATGATATCGGCTAATGGAACCAGAGGATAGGCGTCATAGCCTTCTTCAAAGTCATCCAGCGCAATCTGATAACCTTGATTTTTTAAATATTCAATTCTGTTCATTAATGTTCCATCCACCTTCACGGTTTCAAGCACTTCAATAATAAGCGCATCCGGTTTGATTAACTCTATATAATCGGACATAATAAAATCATAGTCAAAGTTAATGAAGGCTTTGGCTGTGCCGACAACCCTATCAATACCCTGTTCGAACAGATTACCGACAACAGAGGCTGTAGCTGCCATAGCGGAAGCACCTTCGAATTTCCCTGAGTTCGCATCGGAACGGAACAAAAGTTCATATCCATAGATTTTCATTGCCTTATTGAATATAGGCTGCCTTGCCATAAACATAAATAACCACCGGATTCTTTCTTATGAGAGTTATTTTATCGGGAGTAGGACAATTGATGCTCTAAGTAAAATACAATAATTTATAATTAATATTTTACCATAAAATGTACAGATTATACAACATATGATATTTTATAAACAAAAAAACCGGGGTCATCCCGGTTTCTTCTTTTGATAAAGTAATATTGGCTGTGCTAAATGCTTGTTAAAGAATTGGATTAACGGTCCCATACAAAAGGCGGTAATAACTGTTCCCACTCCTACTGGTGCGCCCAAAAGTCCACCCGTAATTACGCAGAATAAATCGGTACCAATACGGCATATGCTGAATCGCGCCACCTTTTTCTCAGATAAATACAGTGCGATTGAATCATAGGTCGAAACACCGAGATCTGCCGTAAAATACAAAGAGGACGCTATACATAAAAGCAATAATCCCAAACACAAAAATATGATCTTACTGCTAATGCTTTCTACAGGATATTGTCTTTGTAACCAGCCATATGTCCACTCCACTACATAGCCAAGCAATGTTATATTTAGGACCGTTGCGATTCCTATGTATTTTCTCTGTACCAAGAATACAACAAGTAGCATAAGTCCATTAATTATCATATATAATAATCCAAAGCTAATTCCTGTTAATTCCTGTATTCCCGCGCAAAATGTTTGAAACGGATCCGTTCCCCAATGTGCCATTCGAAATAATGCAACGCTAATACCGCATATAATTATTCCGACACATGACATCACAATTCTTCGATTTCTATTTTCCATTGCTTAGTATCTCCCTTTGTCTCATATGTAAAAATTGAGCCGATTTTTCTATTTTAACGGATTTGTCTCCGGAAAGCAAACATAATCAGAATAAATAAAAGGGCATCTCACAGTTACATTCCATTCATGGTACGAACTTCTCGATATATTGCTTCTATTTCTGCCCTAGTCGCTAATTTCTCCGAATAAGCCGTTGCACAACCGGCTGACAATCCCCAATGAAATGCCCGCCCATAGTCTCGGCTCTCCATCCAGGCATACATAAATGCAGCCAGCATTGCATCCCCTGCACCCACTCCGTTTACAAGATTTCCTTTGGGCACCGGACTGCTATGAACAGTCCCATCTTCAGCCAGCAAAACAGCACCCTCGCCAGCCAGAGAAATCAGCACATTCTTCGCACCCATTTGCTGAAGCTTTCTACCATAAGGCAGAACCTCCGCTCTTGTCTTTAATTCCACCTGAAAGAGTTCACTTAATTCGTGATTATTCGGCTTAATTAAAAATGGGCGATAAGGAAGCACATTCAGCAGCAAATTTCCTGTAGCATCCACTACCGTCTTCACGCTGCGTCCATCCAAGTTTTTCATAATCCTTTGATAAATATCCTCAGGCATAGAGGCAGGGATACTGCCGGATAAGAACAAAACATCGCCCTCCTCAAGCTGATCAAGTTGCTCCATAAGTTGAGCGATTTTTTCTTTATTAATCTTAGGTCCTTGTCCGTTAATCTCTGTTCCTTCGATTGATTTTAGCTTTAAGTTTATCCTGGTAAGCCCCTCTTTCACCCGGATGAATCCGTTATTAATCCCAAGACTTTCAATATACCTACTGACCTCATCTCCTGTAAATCCGGCAACAAACCCTAATGCCGTGCTCTGAATGCCCAGATTCATCAGTACGGCAGAGACATTGAGGCCCTTTCCTCCCGGCACTAAACGCTCAGAACCGGTTCGATTAGTATGTCCCAACCGAAAATCATCGACAGCTACAACATAGTCCAATGAAGGATTGAGGGTTACTGTATAAACCATACAACATCCTCCTTTTCCAATTCTATTATCACATTATATAAACCTTAACTGTTTAAGCCCTATCGTCACTCTATCCCGGGCAAACTTTCCTGCCACTAAGTCAGCTATTTTTTTTACTTCTTCAGGAGCATCACCCATGGCAATTCCTACACCAACATATTCTAACATTTCTATATTATTTTGACTATCCCCAAAGGCATAGGTGCTCTCTTTTCAGACACTTACATAGAATCTGTCAATATTCCGTGCTATAATAATCCATAATACTATAGTGATTGGAGTGAAGGTCATAAAGAACTATCGTTTATTTCAAATAATTTATCTGCTGTTGGAAAAGGGTACGATGACTGCCCCTCAGCTTTCCCATGTCCTAGAGGTTTCCGTACGCACCATTTATCGGGATGTGGAAACACTCTCTATGGCAGGCGTTCCGATTTATACCTCGGCAGGAAAAGGCGGAGGCATTTCTTTGCTGCCCGGTTATACCTTTGACAAAATGCTGCTCTCTGATGATGAACAGAACGAACTTCTTTTTGCCATACAGAGCTTGAAAGTAACTGACCGAAATGTGGATGCTTTGTTACAAAAGCTCGGAACCACATTCCAAAAGCCGCGCCATAATTGGATTGAAGTGGATTTCTCCCGTTGGGGTATGAGGGAGATGGATACTGCCCGATTTGAAATGCTCAAGACAGCAATTATAGGGCGGCAAATGCTGAACCTGACATATTGCGGCGTATCCGGTGCAACAACGAATCGCATCATTTGTCCGCTTAAGCTAATTTATAAGGACAAGCATTGGTATTTACAGGCATTTTGCCGCAAGGCCGATGATTTTCGCTTTTTTAAAGTGGGACGAATCATCGAGATGTCAGGAACAGGTGATACCTTTAGCGATGAGTATGAAGATGAAATTCCACCCATTGAAGTGGAGGCACCGTATTTTTCTGCGGTCCATTTGAAATTGCGCATGACGGATCGCCTTGCTTTTCGAGTCTACGATGAATTCGACCGACCCCTTATTACATCACAGCCGGATGGCAGCTTTATGGTAG encodes:
- the pfkB gene encoding 1-phosphofructokinase codes for the protein MVYTVTLNPSLDYVVAVDDFRLGHTNRTGSERLVPGGKGLNVSAVLMNLGIQSTALGFVAGFTGDEVSRYIESLGINNGFIRVKEGLTRINLKLKSIEGTEINGQGPKINKEKIAQLMEQLDQLEEGDVLFLSGSIPASMPEDIYQRIMKNLDGRSVKTVVDATGNLLLNVLPYRPFLIKPNNHELSELFQVELKTRAEVLPYGRKLQQMGAKNVLISLAGEGAVLLAEDGTVHSSPVPKGNLVNGVGAGDAMLAAFMYAWMESRDYGRAFHWGLSAGCATAYSEKLATRAEIEAIYREVRTMNGM
- a CDS encoding pyridoxal phosphate-dependent aminotransferase, with the translated sequence MKTFEKSSKLNNVCYDIRGPVMDEANRMIASGEKIVKLNIGNPAPFGFRAPDAVIKSMSENLTSTEGYSDSKGLLSARNAIVEYCKIKQMPDVSVEDVYTGNGVSELITLCMQGLLSDGDEVLVPMPDYPLWTASITLSGGRAVHYRCDEENEWYPDIEDMSRKITDRTKAIVVINPNNPTGALYPKEILLQIVELARLHELILFADEIYDRLVMDGHEHIALASLAPDLFTISFNGLSKSHLLAGYRCGWMCLCGDKSRAQGYIEGINLLSSMRLCSNVPAQSLIPTALEHLDDAKDMLLPGGRVYEQREYMYNAIKDIPGLSVVKPKAAFYMFPRLDIEKFGIVNDEQFVLDFLKEKKILFTHGGGFHWATPDHFRIVYLPYVDELGMAAEALRDFLQSYKQHC
- a CDS encoding HAD family hydrolase, whose translation is MLEYVGVGIAMGDAPEEVKKIADLVAGKFARDRVTIGLKQLRFI
- a CDS encoding EAL and HDOD domain-containing protein, with amino-acid sequence MFMARQPIFNKAMKIYGYELLFRSDANSGKFEGASAMAATASVVGNLFEQGIDRVVGTAKAFINFDYDFIMSDYIELIKPDALIIEVLETVKVDGTLMNRIEYLKNQGYQIALDDFEEGYDAYPLVPLADIIKYDIRITPLDTLVSDVRRALSEKKTLLAEKIETESEFRQASDMGFHLFQGYFFSKPAIVTGFSVRRSSKEQYFMLLKELKKEEPSYDIMTEIIETDVNLAYRFMKVISHKKGESAFHSIRYALVRMGLTDLERWINILMLQDIAHNKPLELMTLSLVRSRFGEFVADNSIYKNRKKEISMMCLFSTLDALLDQPMEKALEGMLISGDVFDALVYGKGSLKPFCSLMLSYEQGDWAQVHQYAEAIRLNTGLLYEGYLESVQWAYKVLTFME
- a CDS encoding helix-turn-helix transcriptional regulator, yielding MIGVKVIKNYRLFQIIYLLLEKGTMTAPQLSHVLEVSVRTIYRDVETLSMAGVPIYTSAGKGGGISLLPGYTFDKMLLSDDEQNELLFAIQSLKVTDRNVDALLQKLGTTFQKPRHNWIEVDFSRWGMREMDTARFEMLKTAIIGRQMLNLTYCGVSGATTNRIICPLKLIYKDKHWYLQAFCRKADDFRFFKVGRIIEMSGTGDTFSDEYEDEIPPIEVEAPYFSAVHLKLRMTDRLAFRVYDEFDRPLITSQPDGSFMVEVDFPMDSWVISYLLSFGTEIDVLEPPELRNELSKYAQKIADHHKT
- a CDS encoding YczE/YyaS/YitT family protein — encoded protein: MENRNRRIVMSCVGIIICGISVALFRMAHWGTDPFQTFCAGIQELTGISFGLLYMIINGLMLLVVFLVQRKYIGIATVLNITLLGYVVEWTYGWLQRQYPVESISSKIIFLCLGLLLLCIASSLYFTADLGVSTYDSIALYLSEKKVARFSICRIGTDLFCVITGGLLGAPVGVGTVITAFCMGPLIQFFNKHLAQPILLYQKKKPG